The genome window AGGAGCGCCTCACGCACCAGTTCCTCGCCACCATCGCGACCGGCGACGTCCGCGCGCTGGCCGCGATGCTGGCGGACGACGTCGTCCTGTGGTCCGACGGCGGCGGGAAGCGCGTGGCGGCGCGCAATCCGATCCGGGGCTCCATGCGCGTCGCGCGCTTCTTCGCGGGGATCTGGCGCAAAGCGCCCCCCGACGTCACGTTCCGGATGGCCCTCGTGAACGGCCAGCCGGGTGTCGTGACGTACCTCGCGGGACGGCCGTACCACGTGATGGTGTTCGACGTGGCGGACGGGCTCGTGACCGCGGTGCGCGCGGTGGTGAACCCCGACAAGCTGCGGCGGGTGCCGGACCTGCATTAGTTCCGACCCGAGACTTCGTCTCGGGTCGGGGCGAGGGTGGGGCGTCGGTGGTACGCGCGGGCGGGGTGCGGCGGCCGGCGAAGCCCGGCGGAGCCGGCCGCATTCCGTCACGCCCGGCGTGCTGGATCGATGCGTCGGCGGCGGTGTAGAGCGGCGCATGCGGTTCGGGATCGCGTTGCCCAACTATGGGCCGCTTGCGGCGCCCGAGACCCTGGTGCGGCTGGCGCGGCTGGCCGAGGACGAGGGGGTGGATTCGGTTTGGGTGAGCGACCATCTGGTGGCTCCGGAGGGCGTGCGGAGCGTCTATCCGTACGATCGTCGACCCGATCCGAAGCCGGGCGACATGGGGGTCATCGAGGAGTTCTACGAGCCGATGGTCACGCTCGCGTGGCTCGCCGGCGCGACGTCGCGCGTGCGGCTCGGCATCAGCGCGTACGTGATGCCGTATCGGAATCCCGTCGTCACGGCGAAGCAGGTGGCGACGCTCGATCGTCTCTCGGGGGGCCGGGTGATCTTCGGGATCGGCGTCGGCTGGCTCGCGGAGGAGTTCGCGGCGCTCGGCGTACCGTTCGAGCGGCGCGGGCGGCGTACGGAGGACTACGTCGGCGTCTGCAAGGCGCTCTGGACAGGAGAGACGGCGCGCTTCGAGGGCGAGACGTACCGGCTGCCGCCCGTGCGGACCGGTCCGCGCCCGCGCCAGCTGCCGCACCCGCCGCTCTGGATTGCAGGAAACTCCGCGCGCGGGATCGAGCGTGCGGCACGCATCGGCGACGGATGGCACGGCATCGATCTCTCGCCCGACGAGCTTCGCCCGCTCGCGGCGCGCGCCCGCGAGCAGGCCGCCGCGCACGGCAAGGCGGCGTTCACCGTCAGCATCCGCAAGGGCGTGTTGCCGGGGGGGCCGGCGGGCCATGCACTCTACGGCGATCGCGACGCGATCCGTCGCGATCTCGATGCGTACCGCGATGCAGGGCTCGACTACCTGGTGGCAGGGCTCCGCCGCGCGACGACGTCCGACGACGCGGCGCGCGCGCTCGAGGACGTCGCGCGCGCGCTCGCCTGACGCGAGCGTCACATCACACGCAGGCCGACCTCGAGCCGCTCCAGGCCGGGCGTCAGGGCGCGTGGGCTGCGTCGAAAGACAACCGGCGCCGGCGCGGCGACGTCGCGCGCGCGGAACCATGCGTCTCCTGCGGCGAGGTGACGGTCGCACGGGAACGGCACGGCACGCTCTGCCGGCGTCGATCCCCACGTACGTCCGGCCGCGAGGAGGTCCGTCATGCGGCTGTGGCCTACCTGCCACGGCGCGTGCTAGCGAGTCGATCCATGCGCACGATCACCACCGGCCTCCAGTTTCCCGAAGGTCCCATCGCCATGCCCGACGGGAGCGTCGTCCTGGTCGAGATCAAGCGCGGCACGCTCTCGCGCGTCGCGCCGGACGGGAGGATCACCGTCGTCGCCGAGACGGGTGGCGGGCCCAACGGCGCCGCCATCGGTCCGGACGGCGCGTGCTACGTGTGCAACAACGGCGGCTTCGAGTGGCACGACCTGGGCGGCCTGCTGATCCCGGGCAACCAACCCGCCGACTACATCGGCGGGCGCATCCAGCGCGTGGATCTCTCGACCGGCAAGGTGCGGGACCTCTACACCGCGTGCGACGGCCGGCCGCTGCGCGGTCCGAACGATCTCGTCTTCGATCGCCACGGCGGCTTCTGGTTCACCGACCACGGCAAGACGCGCGAGCGCGACCGCGATCGCACGGGGCTCTTCTACG of Candidatus Eisenbacteria bacterium contains these proteins:
- a CDS encoding TIGR03619 family F420-dependent LLM class oxidoreductase, whose protein sequence is MRFGIALPNYGPLAAPETLVRLARLAEDEGVDSVWVSDHLVAPEGVRSVYPYDRRPDPKPGDMGVIEEFYEPMVTLAWLAGATSRVRLGISAYVMPYRNPVVTAKQVATLDRLSGGRVIFGIGVGWLAEEFAALGVPFERRGRRTEDYVGVCKALWTGETARFEGETYRLPPVRTGPRPRQLPHPPLWIAGNSARGIERAARIGDGWHGIDLSPDELRPLAARAREQAAAHGKAAFTVSIRKGVLPGGPAGHALYGDRDAIRRDLDAYRDAGLDYLVAGLRRATTSDDAARALEDVARALA